A stretch of the Medicago truncatula cultivar Jemalong A17 chromosome 5, MtrunA17r5.0-ANR, whole genome shotgun sequence genome encodes the following:
- the LOC11407362 gene encoding uncharacterized protein, whose product MDPFKGSGSENPIGTCISLLSARNFTTASDFARRLPLSDSVGRILTIADVLSAADHYSVLRLPRSESVNRDLARQHYAKFAILLDPTSSEKFPFQDEALARVREAWHVLSDPGKRTVYDRGGGVTAATTAAFWTACPYCWNLYQYEKKYEDCSLMCQTCMKTFHGVAVKSPVKVGATVVEGEEKRQYYKCKARVPLKFYEVKNGDESLMGENEAEFVYVSDDDGDWEKEWGNVGDAGVRNEGFEKVNQTVETAQGNDKRKMRVKTVARKSVVNRITRFDFGNDLGLDGKDCELEFTEGADDVFVGVRFNG is encoded by the coding sequence ATGGATCCTTTCAAAGGATCCGGATCCGAAAACCCGATCGGAACATGCATCTCTCTCCTTTCCGCCCGCAACTTCACCACCGCCAGCGACTTCGCCCGCCGCTTACCACTCTCCGATTCAGTCGGCCGAATCCTCACAATCGCAGACGTTCTCTCCGCCGCCGACCACTACTCCGTCCTCCGTCTCCCCCGCTCCGAATCCGTCAACCGTGACCTAGCTCGCCAGCATTACGCCAAATTCGCAATCCTCTTAGATCCCACTAGCTCCGAGAAATTCCCTTTTCAAGATGAAGCCCTAGCTCGTGTTCGTGAAGCCTGGCACGTTCTCTCCGACCCCGGAAAACGCACTGTTTATGACCGTGGTGGTGGTGTAACCGCCGCCACCACTGCGGCGTTTTGGACTGCGTGTCCTTATTGTTGGAATTTGTATCAGTATGAgaaaaaatacgaagattgttCTTTGATGTGTCAAACTTGTATGAAAACTTTTCACGGTGTGGCGGTGAAGTCACCGGTGAAAGTTGGTGCAACCGTCGTAGAAGGGGAGGAGAAGAGGCAGTATTATAAGTGTAAGGCAAGAGTGCCGTTGAAGTTTTACGAAGTGAAAAACGGTGATGAGAGCTTAATGGGTGAAAATGAAGctgaatttgtttatgtttctgatgatgatggtgattgGGAGAAAGAATGGGGGAATGTGGGTGATGCTGGTGTGAGAAATGAAGGTTTTGAGAAGGTGAATCAAACAGTGGAAACAGCGCAAGGAAACGATAAACGAAAGATGAGGGTTAAGACTGTGGCAAGGAAGAGTGTTGTGAACAGAATAACAAGATTTGATTTTGGTAATGATTTGGGTTTGGATGGAAAGGATTGTGAATTGGAGTTTACTGAAGGTGCTGATGATGTCTTTGTTGGGGTGAGGTTTAATGGATGA